DNA sequence from the Streptomyces sp. CA-210063 genome:
GGTGAGTTGGGCGACCTCGTCCAGGTTGGGGGTCGCCACGGTCGCCACCGGCAGCAGTCGCGTCCGTACGGAGTCCAGCGCGGAGGCGGCGAGCAGCGGGTCGCCGTGCTTGGAGACGCCGACCGGGTCGACGACGACCGGCGTACCGGTGGTGGCGAGCAACTCGGCGACGGCTTCGACGAGTTCGGCCGAGGCGAGCATGCCGGTCTTGACCGCCTGGACGCCGATGTCGTCGACGACACTGCGGTACTGGGCCCGGACGGCCTCCACCGGAAGCTCCCAAGCGCCCTGCACGCCGAGGGAGTTCTGCGCGGTGACGGCCGTGACGACGCTCATGCCGTGCACCCCGAGCGCGAGCATCGTCTTCAGGTCGGCCTGGATGCCGGCCCCGCCGCCGGAGTCGGAGCCCGCCACCGTCAGAACCCTGGGGAGGTTCATGACTCGATGTCCGCGAAGTGGTCCCAGCCGCCCTTGCTGGTCCAGGGCGCCCCGTCCACGGTCACCTGGGGCAGCGCCGACGGGTTGAGGACCTCGCCGATCACCTTCCACCGCGCGGGCAGCTTCACGTCCGGCGGGAAGGTCGCCACGATCGCGTGGTCCTCGCCGCCGGTGAGCACCCACTGGATCGGGTCGACGCCGACGGCCTGCCCGATGTCGTTCATCTGGGACGGGATGTCGATCGCGCCGGAGCGGATGTCGATCCGGCACTTGCTCGCCTCCGCGATGTGCCCCAGATCCGCGATCAGCCCGTCGCTGACGTCGCACATCGCGGTCGCGCCGAGGGAGGCGGCGGCCGGCCCCGCGTGGTACGGCGGCTCGGGGCGCCGGTGGGCCTCCACGAAGGCGCGGGGCGAGCGGAAGCCGCGGGAGAGCACCGCGTGCCCGGCGGCGGACCAGCCGAGCCAGCCGGTGACAGCCACGACATCGCCGGGCTGGGCTCCGCCCCTGGTCACGGGCTCGTGGTTGCGCAGATCACCGAGCGCGGTGATCGAGATCATGATGGTGTCACCGCGGACGACGTCACCGCCCACGACGGCCGCGCCGGCCACCTGGCACTCGTCGCGCAGGCCGTCCATCAGCTCGGTGGCCCAGGTCACCGGGAGTTCGACGGGGGCGACCAGACCGAGGAGCAGCGCGGTGGGTACGGCGCCCATGGCGGCGATGTCCGCGAGGTTCTGCGCCGCCGCCTTGCGGCCCACGTCGTACGCCGTGGACCAGTCGCGGCGGAAGTGCCGCCCCTCGAGGAGGATGTCGGTGCTCGCCACGACCCTGCGGTCCGGCGCGGCCACCACGGCGGCGTCGTCGCCGGGACCGACCCGGACCGCCGGGGTGGTGGTGAGCCGGGAGGTGAGCTCCCTGATGAGCCCGAACTCCCCCAGCTCTCCCACGGTGCCCTTCATCGTCGTATCGCCCCTTCTTGTGCCGCTTCCAGTGTCACAGGCGCCCGGTCGCGGGCCGTTCTCGTCCTCGGTACGGTCGAGTGGACCGTCAACTTCCGTCGTCCCCGCACCCCGGTGCGTGCGGCGCGGCCTCCAGGGGTCTCCCCCTGGCGCGTGACGACGCGATACCGTGGCGTTCCTTTTCCCGACATGATCCACATGATCCTCGTGGCCGCCCTGGAGGTTCCGTGGTACAGGCGTACATCCTGATCCAGACGGAGGTCGGCAAGGCGTCGACCGTCGCCGACACGATCAGCAAGATCCCTGGGGTCATCCAGGCCGAGGACGTGACGGGTCCGTACGACGTCATCGTGCGCGCCCAGGCCGACACCGTCGACGACCTCGGCCGACTGGTGGTCGCGAAGGTCCAGCAAGTGGACGGCATCACCCGTACCCTGACCTGCCCGGTCGTGCACCTGTAGCCCCCGTCTACCCTTGGCCGGTGAACTCGTCGCGTCACCGGCACCCCGCTCGCCTCGGGCTGCCCGTCCTGGCCATGTCGTTGATCGCCGTCGTGGGCTGCTCCTCAGCAGACGACGGCAGCTCGGCGGCGGTTCCCAGCGCTGGGGCCGCCGCCGTGAAACTGTGCCGGAACCTGGACGAGGTGTTGCCGCGCGAGGTGGACGGTCTCAGCCGCCAGGATCCACAGCCGGCCTCCGAGCTGACGGCGGGCTGGGGTGACGCGGTGATCATACTGCGCTGTGGTGTCCCTCAGCCGCCCAAGATGATCGACTCCAAGGTGGCCGAGGGCCGCGACGCCGATGCGGTGGCCGGGGCCGTCGACGGGGTCGACTGGCTGATGGAGAAGCGGGACGGTGGCGGGTACCGCTTCACCACCGCCAACCGCTCCGCGTACGTGGAGGTGTCGGTGTCGGCGGAGAGGGCCGACGAGGACACGTCGCCGATACTTGTGGCGTTCGCGCCGGCGATCAAGAAGG
Encoded proteins:
- the thiD gene encoding bifunctional hydroxymethylpyrimidine kinase/phosphomethylpyrimidine kinase — encoded protein: MNLPRVLTVAGSDSGGGAGIQADLKTMLALGVHGMSVVTAVTAQNSLGVQGAWELPVEAVRAQYRSVVDDIGVQAVKTGMLASAELVEAVAELLATTGTPVVVDPVGVSKHGDPLLAASALDSVRTRLLPVATVATPNLDEVAQLTGIQVQSEAGMREAAEALLVYGPRWALIKGGHLSGDAGRVGGDQAVDLLTDGSEEHWLRAPRYDNRHTHGTGCTLASAIASQLAKGQTVPEAVAAAKEYVTGAIAAGFALGGGIGPVDHGWALRARG
- a CDS encoding thiamine-phosphate kinase codes for the protein MKGTVGELGEFGLIRELTSRLTTTPAVRVGPGDDAAVVAAPDRRVVASTDILLEGRHFRRDWSTAYDVGRKAAAQNLADIAAMGAVPTALLLGLVAPVELPVTWATELMDGLRDECQVAGAAVVGGDVVRGDTIMISITALGDLRNHEPVTRGGAQPGDVVAVTGWLGWSAAGHAVLSRGFRSPRAFVEAHRRPEPPYHAGPAAASLGATAMCDVSDGLIADLGHIAEASKCRIDIRSGAIDIPSQMNDIGQAVGVDPIQWVLTGGEDHAIVATFPPDVKLPARWKVIGEVLNPSALPQVTVDGAPWTSKGGWDHFADIES
- a CDS encoding Lrp/AsnC family transcriptional regulator, with protein sequence MVQAYILIQTEVGKASTVADTISKIPGVIQAEDVTGPYDVIVRAQADTVDDLGRLVVAKVQQVDGITRTLTCPVVHL
- a CDS encoding DUF3515 domain-containing protein, with the protein product MNSSRHRHPARLGLPVLAMSLIAVVGCSSADDGSSAAVPSAGAAAVKLCRNLDEVLPREVDGLSRQDPQPASELTAGWGDAVIILRCGVPQPPKMIDSKVAEGRDADAVAGAVDGVDWLMEKRDGGGYRFTTANRSAYVEVSVSAERADEDTSPILVAFAPAIKKAVPVGVAD